Proteins co-encoded in one Chroicocephalus ridibundus chromosome 6, bChrRid1.1, whole genome shotgun sequence genomic window:
- the KCNE4 gene encoding potassium voltage-gated channel subfamily E member 4 has translation MLKMDHANMTQAMLDAESRNTEKNSSNEYFYILIVMSFYGIFLIGIMLGYMKSKRKEKSSNLLLLYKDEEREWGEAVKPLPTISGLKSVQIPMMLNMLQESMVPSLSCAICSMEGSSVSSESSSPDVHFTIQEEVLDAELGEVSETLLNESSEGSAENIHKNS, from the coding sequence ATGCTGAAAATGGACCATGCAAACATGACCCAAGCCATGCTTGATGCTGAATCCCGCAACACGGAGAAGAACAGCAGCAACGAGTATTTTTACATTCTGATTGTGATGTCTTTCTACGGGATCTTCCTGATAGGGATAATGCTGGGCTACATGAAatccaaaagaaaagagaagtcgTCCAATTTGCTTCTGCTCTACAAAGACGAGGAGAGAGAATGGGGGGAAGCTGTGAAGCCTCTACCAACCATATCGGGGCTGAAATCTGTCCAGATCCCCATGATGCTGAACATGCTGCAGGAGAGCATGGTGCCATCTCTGTCCTGTGCCATCTGCTCAATGGAAGGCAGCAGTGTGAGCTCCGAATCCTCCTCCCCAGACGTGCACTTCACCATCCAGGAGGAAGTGCTGGATGCTGAACTGGGGGAAGTGTCAGAAACGCTCCTCAATGAGAGCAGTGAGGGATCTGCAGAAAACATCCACAAGAACTCCTAG